One genomic segment of Stenotrophomonas sp. 704A1 includes these proteins:
- a CDS encoding MFS transporter, which yields MSEPATAEDTALGLLSRPGFARLLAYRIFAMLSYQVVAVTVGWHIYEVTRNPFSLGLIGLAEVLPFFCVAPFAGYLVDHLPRRRLGMVACAGLIATALVLTSVAMGWLPVEGVWPIYAAIALTGMVRAFLSPIYNALFARVLARDQFARGAGLGAVVFQAGMIAGPALGGVLVGFGGKGLSYAVATVFALVAMVCLATLKVEEPVHTGPAAPIFKSIAEGARFVVGNRIMVGAMALDMFSVLLGGVVAMLPAFLHEILHHGPEGLGILRAAPALGSVCVGLWLARHPLHRNAGRVLLFAVAGFGLCVIGFGLSQHFWLSALILLFYGAFDGVSVVIRSTILQLATPEDMRGRVSSINGIFISSSNELGAFYAGTMARLLGLVPAVVLGGFAVLSVAGVTAWKNPTLRKLNLRDLQ from the coding sequence GTGAGCGAACCTGCCACGGCCGAAGACACCGCGCTGGGCCTGCTGTCCCGGCCTGGCTTTGCCAGGCTGCTGGCCTACCGCATCTTCGCGATGCTGTCCTACCAGGTGGTCGCGGTCACGGTCGGCTGGCACATCTATGAAGTCACCCGCAATCCGTTCTCGCTGGGCCTGATCGGCCTAGCCGAGGTACTGCCGTTCTTCTGCGTGGCCCCGTTCGCCGGCTACCTGGTGGACCATCTGCCACGCCGCCGGCTGGGCATGGTCGCCTGCGCCGGGCTGATCGCCACCGCGCTGGTACTGACCAGCGTGGCGATGGGGTGGCTGCCGGTCGAGGGCGTGTGGCCGATCTATGCCGCCATCGCGCTGACCGGCATGGTCCGCGCCTTCCTGTCGCCGATCTACAACGCACTGTTCGCTCGGGTGCTGGCACGCGATCAGTTCGCGCGTGGTGCCGGCCTGGGTGCTGTCGTGTTCCAGGCCGGCATGATCGCAGGCCCGGCCCTGGGCGGCGTGCTGGTCGGCTTCGGTGGCAAGGGCCTGTCCTATGCGGTGGCCACGGTCTTCGCGCTGGTGGCGATGGTCTGCCTGGCCACCCTGAAGGTGGAGGAACCGGTGCACACCGGACCGGCTGCGCCGATCTTCAAGAGCATCGCCGAAGGCGCACGCTTCGTGGTCGGCAACCGGATCATGGTCGGGGCGATGGCGCTGGACATGTTCTCGGTGCTGCTCGGCGGTGTGGTGGCGATGCTGCCGGCGTTCCTGCACGAGATCCTGCACCATGGCCCGGAGGGGCTGGGCATCCTGCGCGCTGCACCGGCCCTGGGCTCGGTCTGCGTGGGGCTGTGGCTGGCCCGGCACCCGCTGCATCGCAATGCCGGCCGCGTGCTGCTGTTCGCGGTGGCCGGCTTCGGCCTGTGCGTGATCGGCTTCGGGCTGTCGCAGCACTTCTGGCTGTCGGCGCTGATCCTGCTGTTCTATGGGGCCTTCGACGGCGTGTCGGTGGTGATCCGCTCGACCATCCTGCAGCTGGCCACGCCGGAAGACATGCGCGGGCGGGTATCGTCGATCAACGGCATCTTCATCAGTTCGTCCAACGAACTGGGCGCGTTCTATGCCGGCACCATGGCGCGCCTGCTGGGCCTGGTGCCCGCCGTGGTGCTGGGCGGCTTCGCGGTGCTCAGCGTGGCCGGGGTCACCGCATGGAAGAACCCGACGCTGCGGAAACTGAATCTTCGCGACCTGCAGTAG